A genomic segment from Kyrpidia tusciae DSM 2912 encodes:
- a CDS encoding isoprenylcysteine carboxyl methyltransferase family protein, which translates to MEVGQLFPWLIGGVIAQRLAELGLARHNARWIRARGGFEVGRGHYPWIVVLHVSFFAGMVAEVRIRGLAGFSVWWPALALFAASQGLRYWSLRSLGHYWNTRIFVIPGHPPVRRGPYRWLKHPNYLAVMVELVSLPLAFHAHWTALLVSVANAPLLALRIRVEEGALRHPARTRLEVRGEMQGDPSSLKPSTSPAEENERTGDESPAAPATSVAQSLSATSSPPVATASEHSGETT; encoded by the coding sequence ATGGAGGTAGGACAGCTTTTCCCCTGGCTGATCGGCGGGGTGATCGCCCAGCGCCTGGCGGAGCTGGGCCTCGCCCGTCATAACGCCCGCTGGATCCGGGCCCGGGGTGGTTTTGAAGTTGGACGGGGACACTATCCCTGGATTGTTGTTTTGCACGTGTCCTTTTTTGCCGGGATGGTGGCGGAAGTCCGGATTCGCGGATTGGCGGGCTTTTCCGTGTGGTGGCCCGCCCTCGCCCTTTTTGCCGCCAGCCAGGGACTCCGGTACTGGTCTTTGCGCAGCCTCGGCCATTATTGGAACACCCGGATTTTCGTGATCCCGGGCCATCCACCGGTGCGGCGCGGCCCCTACCGGTGGCTGAAACACCCCAATTACCTCGCCGTCATGGTGGAGCTCGTAAGCCTGCCTTTAGCCTTTCACGCCCATTGGACGGCCCTACTTGTATCGGTGGCCAATGCCCCGCTGCTCGCTTTGCGCATTCGGGTGGAGGAAGGAGCTTTACGTCACCCGGCTCGAACCCGGCTGGAAGTGCGTGGAGAGATGCAAGGCGACCCATCGAGTTTAAAACCCTCAACGAGCCCGGCCGAAGAAAATGAGCGGACCGGAGACGAATCCCCGGCCGCTCCCGCAACTTCCGTGGCCCAATCCTTGTCTGCTACGAGCTCGCCCCCTGTCGCTACTGCGTCTGAACATAGCGGGGAGACGACGTGA
- a CDS encoding sulfurtransferase: MSTGSAKDGPLVSVQWLKERIGSPDVAVMDCRFTLNEPDAGEARYREGHIPGAVYLHLERDLCGPKGQGGRHPLADPDRLARVFSEAGIGSGTVVVAYDDQTGEFAARLWWTLRYLGHEQVRVLDGGYAEWQKAGYPVTLEIPTPAPANFVPRVRPEMMVDAEYVSRVVSGQAPGALLIDSRAPERYTGEQETIDPVGGHIPGAVNIYWKDGVDEDGRWKRPEEQRRRFSGVTGERELIVYCGSGVTACANLLALEIAGISGARVYVGSWSEWCADPGRPVGRGPKP, from the coding sequence ATGAGCACAGGGTCTGCGAAAGACGGGCCGCTGGTGAGCGTCCAGTGGCTAAAAGAGCGGATCGGAAGCCCGGATGTGGCGGTGATGGACTGCCGGTTTACGTTGAACGAGCCGGACGCCGGGGAGGCGCGGTATCGCGAGGGGCACATTCCTGGTGCGGTGTACCTTCACCTGGAGCGCGATCTGTGCGGACCGAAAGGACAGGGTGGGCGCCACCCATTGGCGGACCCGGACCGGCTGGCCCGGGTGTTCAGCGAGGCGGGGATCGGCTCCGGGACTGTAGTTGTGGCCTACGACGACCAAACCGGTGAATTCGCGGCCCGGTTGTGGTGGACGCTTCGCTACCTTGGTCATGAGCAGGTTCGGGTGTTGGATGGCGGCTATGCGGAGTGGCAAAAGGCGGGGTATCCGGTTACCCTGGAGATTCCGACGCCAGCCCCGGCGAATTTCGTCCCCCGGGTGCGACCGGAGATGATGGTGGACGCCGAGTACGTGTCCCGGGTGGTGTCTGGGCAAGCCCCTGGGGCCCTCTTGATCGACTCCCGGGCGCCCGAGCGGTACACTGGGGAACAGGAGACCATTGATCCGGTGGGCGGTCATATCCCCGGGGCTGTCAACATCTACTGGAAAGACGGCGTCGACGAGGACGGGCGGTGGAAACGTCCCGAGGAGCAGCGCCGCCGGTTCTCCGGCGTCACTGGAGAGCGGGAACTTATCGTCTATTGCGGTTCTGGGGTAACCGCCTGTGCCAACCTGTTGGCTCTGGAAATCGCCGGGATCTCCGGTGCCCGGGTGTATGTGGGCAGTTGGAGCGAGTGGTGCGCGGACCCCGGCCGCCCGGTGGGTCGGGGCCCCAAGCCTTGA
- a CDS encoding alpha-galactosidase, translating to MGNQKVFGVVTRYADHVGQFRPAFWEVKDVGGAHREPVAGSIPMVSCFADNRVAKAHPEWVQVGPGGQRATRDQPYFDWDCLCPSRPEVETLALEWVRDAAAQSGPEGFRLDDVTFAREGYCQCAACEAGRRKAGLDLETYRMARLADFVARARSSVAGTLYFTLFPDPYPGHLERRFGIDVDRMKQWVDVFVVPIYDLAYTTTYWLEVLAQGFRDRLGGHPWYLELYGLGVEEAKLEKAARVGAAYADGVLIAYEKDVDKLRRIQEALVG from the coding sequence ATGGGGAATCAAAAGGTGTTCGGGGTGGTCACCCGGTATGCGGATCACGTCGGCCAGTTCCGGCCGGCTTTCTGGGAAGTCAAAGACGTCGGCGGGGCTCACCGGGAGCCGGTGGCGGGATCGATTCCTATGGTGAGTTGTTTTGCCGACAATCGGGTGGCAAAAGCGCATCCCGAGTGGGTCCAGGTGGGTCCCGGAGGACAGCGGGCGACGAGAGACCAGCCATATTTTGACTGGGACTGCCTCTGTCCGAGCCGGCCCGAAGTGGAGACCCTGGCCCTGGAGTGGGTGAGGGATGCGGCGGCGCAGTCGGGTCCAGAGGGCTTTCGGCTGGACGATGTGACCTTTGCCCGGGAGGGTTACTGTCAGTGCGCGGCCTGCGAGGCCGGACGCCGGAAAGCCGGCCTGGACCTGGAGACCTATCGGATGGCTAGGTTAGCGGATTTTGTCGCCCGGGCGCGGTCGTCGGTGGCCGGGACGCTGTATTTTACGCTGTTTCCCGATCCTTATCCCGGGCATCTGGAGAGGCGATTCGGCATCGACGTGGACCGGATGAAGCAGTGGGTGGACGTGTTTGTGGTGCCCATCTATGATCTGGCCTACACGACGACGTACTGGCTGGAGGTCCTGGCCCAGGGATTCCGGGATCGGCTCGGGGGGCACCCGTGGTATCTGGAACTCTACGGTCTCGGCGTCGAGGAGGCGAAGCTGGAGAAGGCGGCCCGGGTGGGGGCGGCCTATGCGGACGGGGTCCTCATCGCCTATGAGAAAGATGTGGACAAATTGCGGCGCATTCAGGAGGCGCTGGTCGGTTGA
- the pepF gene encoding oligoendopeptidase F gives MTTVRSRAEIPVEDTWKLEDLYPDDQAWEREFQDVQSRLGEVEAFRGRVLESAETLLAVLRLEDDLSLKLERLYAYSHMRKDEDTTNSTYLALADRAQGLAARLAGAFSFVVPEILAGDAGVVQGYIDSHSDLALYRHKLDDILRRKPHVLSAAEEAILAQVSEIAQGPTTIFSMVDDADLRLPTIRDEHGREVELTKGRYSQFLESQDRRVRQDAFTAFYAAYKERLNTLSATYHASVKKDVFYARVRKYSSSLEAALDDDRVPVEVYDSLIAAVHEFLPALHRYLRLRKKVLGLNDLHMYDLYVPLVPEIHREVSFDEAKKTVLEGLAPMGEEYLGVMRDAFASRWIDVHENRGKRGGAYSWGAYGTHPYVLLNWQPNIDNVFTLAHEMGHAMHSHYTYAHQPYVYGGYSIFVAEVASTCNESLLLHHLLKNTPDEAMRRYLLNHHLEQFRTTVFRQVMFAEFEKLTHEAVEAGHALTSHWMCDTYRRLNETYYGAEAVIDEQIAWEWARIPHFYTAFYVYKYATGFSAATALSRRILEEGEPAVRRYLDFLSAGSSDYPLEVLAKAGVDMRSPEPVRQALQVFEETVAELEKSFAGS, from the coding sequence ATGACGACAGTGCGGTCACGGGCGGAAATTCCGGTGGAGGATACGTGGAAACTGGAAGATCTGTATCCCGATGATCAGGCCTGGGAGCGGGAGTTTCAGGATGTGCAGAGCCGCTTGGGGGAAGTGGAGGCCTTTCGCGGGCGGGTCTTGGAATCGGCGGAGACCCTCCTCGCCGTTCTTCGCCTGGAAGACGATCTGTCCCTCAAGTTGGAAAGGCTTTATGCCTATTCCCATATGCGCAAAGACGAGGATACCACCAACAGTACATATCTCGCCTTGGCTGACCGGGCCCAGGGGCTCGCCGCCCGCCTGGCCGGGGCCTTCTCCTTTGTCGTGCCCGAGATTCTCGCCGGGGACGCCGGGGTCGTGCAGGGCTACATCGACAGTCACTCGGATTTGGCCCTGTATCGACACAAACTGGACGATATTCTCCGGCGAAAGCCCCATGTGCTCTCAGCGGCAGAAGAGGCCATTCTCGCTCAGGTCAGCGAAATCGCCCAGGGCCCGACGACGATTTTCAGTATGGTGGACGACGCGGACCTGCGTCTGCCGACGATCCGGGACGAGCATGGCCGGGAGGTGGAATTGACCAAGGGCCGCTACAGTCAGTTCCTGGAGAGCCAGGACCGCCGGGTGCGGCAAGACGCCTTTACCGCTTTTTATGCGGCGTACAAAGAACGTCTGAACACCCTGTCAGCGACGTATCACGCCAGTGTCAAAAAAGATGTCTTTTACGCCCGGGTGAGGAAATACAGTTCTTCCCTGGAAGCGGCTCTGGACGACGACCGGGTCCCGGTGGAGGTGTACGACAGCCTCATCGCCGCCGTGCACGAGTTTTTGCCGGCCCTTCACCGATACCTGCGCTTGCGCAAAAAAGTGCTGGGCCTAAATGATTTACACATGTACGATCTGTATGTGCCCCTCGTGCCCGAGATCCACCGGGAGGTCTCCTTCGACGAGGCGAAAAAGACGGTGTTGGAAGGGCTTGCGCCCATGGGGGAGGAGTACCTCGGCGTGATGCGGGATGCTTTCGCCTCTCGCTGGATCGATGTTCACGAGAACCGGGGCAAGCGAGGGGGCGCCTATTCATGGGGGGCGTACGGCACCCATCCTTACGTGTTGTTGAATTGGCAGCCGAACATCGACAACGTGTTCACCCTCGCCCACGAAATGGGCCACGCGATGCACAGCCATTATACGTATGCGCATCAACCGTACGTGTACGGCGGGTACTCCATCTTTGTCGCCGAAGTTGCATCGACCTGCAACGAATCGTTGCTGCTGCATCATCTCTTAAAAAATACCCCGGATGAGGCGATGCGGAGGTATTTGTTGAACCACCACCTCGAGCAATTCCGCACCACGGTGTTTCGCCAGGTGATGTTTGCGGAGTTCGAAAAGCTCACCCATGAGGCGGTGGAAGCGGGCCACGCCCTGACTTCACATTGGATGTGCGACACGTATCGTCGGCTGAACGAAACCTACTACGGGGCCGAAGCGGTGATCGATGAACAGATTGCCTGGGAATGGGCCCGGATTCCGCACTTTTACACGGCTTTTTACGTGTACAAATACGCCACGGGCTTTTCGGCGGCCACGGCCCTGTCCAGGCGAATTCTGGAGGAAGGGGAGCCGGCCGTCCGGCGCTATCTCGACTTCCTGTCCGCCGGCAGTTCCGACTATCCCCTGGAGGTGTTGGCGAAGGCCGGGGTGGATATGAGATCCCCGGAACCGGTGCGCCAGGCGCTGCAGGTGTTTGAGGAAACGGTGGCCGAGTTGGAAAAAAGTTTTGCCGGGTCCTGA
- a CDS encoding NlpC/P60 family protein, which produces MYRNHVKLALVAVLFGTSLVAGVPGVLAQDTAPVGGHVAHPAHYADPLVQKVIDTAETQIGTPYKWGTNKLRGDSTFDCSNFTQYVYQTAVGYRFSSSSKKQGDLNQYRDWGVYYNIRDIKAGDLLFFSTSDSGGKVGHVGIALQDGTLKIIHTYSPKVPLGEYDYTNNKWWTSHFLYARRPLNHVRAAENPGVPSTPSTSVQSPPAAPVTDSPGSTVASAPSGATDRVTPVKGWVSVRSAPSTSAPKVAVLHLGESAERLATVNDWWYKVRLSDGTVGYLTSSPRYVQTQ; this is translated from the coding sequence ATGTATCGTAACCATGTTAAACTGGCCCTTGTTGCGGTTCTTTTTGGGACAAGCCTAGTTGCAGGAGTGCCAGGGGTGCTGGCCCAGGATACGGCTCCGGTCGGCGGACACGTGGCGCATCCGGCCCACTATGCCGATCCGCTGGTGCAAAAGGTGATCGACACGGCGGAGACGCAGATCGGCACTCCATATAAGTGGGGAACCAACAAACTTCGCGGCGATTCTACCTTTGACTGCTCGAATTTTACCCAATATGTCTACCAAACGGCGGTGGGATATCGGTTTTCCTCGAGTTCAAAGAAACAGGGGGATCTGAACCAGTATCGGGATTGGGGAGTTTATTACAACATTCGCGACATCAAAGCGGGGGATCTCCTCTTTTTCTCCACTTCGGACTCGGGCGGTAAAGTGGGTCACGTGGGGATCGCGCTGCAAGATGGAACGTTGAAAATCATTCACACGTACTCACCAAAGGTGCCCCTGGGTGAGTACGATTACACGAACAACAAATGGTGGACGTCACATTTTCTGTACGCGCGTCGACCATTGAACCACGTGCGGGCAGCCGAGAATCCGGGCGTGCCCTCCACCCCGTCCACGTCGGTGCAAAGCCCGCCGGCGGCTCCGGTGACCGATTCCCCGGGTTCGACGGTGGCTTCAGCTCCTTCCGGTGCCACGGATCGGGTGACCCCCGTCAAAGGGTGGGTCTCGGTGAGGAGCGCCCCTTCAACTTCGGCACCGAAAGTCGCCGTGCTCCATCTCGGGGAGTCGGCGGAACGACTGGCCACGGTTAACGATTGGTGGTACAAGGTACGGCTGTCAGACGGCACTGTGGGGTATCTCACGTCGTCTCCCCGCTATGTTCAGACGCAGTAG
- a CDS encoding type III polyketide synthase gives MPFLVHIATTTPPHRYSQEEVRTMSRELFRTSFRDIDRLLRTFDTAGIEWRHFCRPAEWYIQGRPFSARNAVYQEEAVALGTEAARTCLTQTGVDPRAITDLWWVSSTGLATPSPDMRIAQRLGLSGKIRRTPIWGLGCAGGAVGLSRGLASAAADPDAHVLVVVVELCSLTFLARDQRKSNLIATVLFADGAGAALILGDRAYERWSKRVQERAGSSGAWEWKGSHSIHWPDTEDMMGWEVGDDGWRVVFSRDIPEFLRRQKREHFAPAEETIDHWVVHPGGAKVLAAYEEVLGLNQESLESAHETLRQYGNMSAPTVLFVLKDLAERRSLRSGDRTALLALGPGFSSERVMLQWR, from the coding sequence GTGCCCTTTCTCGTCCACATCGCCACCACAACACCCCCTCATCGGTACAGCCAAGAGGAAGTCCGGACGATGTCCAGGGAATTGTTTCGGACGAGCTTCCGGGACATCGACCGCCTGCTCCGCACCTTCGATACCGCGGGTATCGAGTGGCGGCATTTTTGTCGGCCGGCGGAATGGTATATCCAGGGCCGCCCCTTTTCCGCCCGCAACGCCGTGTATCAGGAGGAAGCTGTCGCCTTGGGGACGGAGGCGGCCCGGACATGCTTGACCCAAACCGGCGTCGACCCCCGGGCGATCACCGACCTGTGGTGGGTCTCCTCTACGGGCCTGGCCACGCCGAGTCCGGATATGCGGATCGCCCAGCGCCTTGGCTTGTCCGGGAAAATCAGGCGCACGCCGATCTGGGGGCTGGGATGCGCCGGGGGCGCCGTGGGACTGAGCCGGGGTCTGGCCAGCGCCGCCGCCGATCCCGATGCCCACGTCTTGGTCGTGGTCGTGGAACTGTGCAGCCTGACCTTTTTGGCGAGAGACCAGCGAAAAAGCAATCTCATCGCCACGGTGTTGTTTGCCGACGGAGCGGGCGCGGCATTGATCCTGGGAGATCGGGCCTATGAGCGGTGGAGCAAAAGGGTCCAAGAGCGTGCGGGGTCGTCCGGAGCATGGGAATGGAAGGGCTCCCACAGCATCCACTGGCCGGATACCGAAGATATGATGGGTTGGGAGGTGGGGGACGACGGGTGGCGGGTCGTGTTCTCCCGGGACATCCCGGAATTCCTTCGTCGGCAAAAACGGGAACACTTTGCCCCGGCTGAAGAAACAATCGACCACTGGGTGGTACACCCGGGTGGGGCGAAGGTTTTGGCCGCCTATGAAGAGGTGCTTGGCTTGAACCAGGAGAGCCTGGAGTCTGCCCATGAGACGTTGAGACAGTATGGCAACATGTCCGCCCCCACCGTTTTGTTCGTCTTAAAGGACCTGGCTGAGCGGCGTTCTCTCCGGTCCGGGGACCGGACGGCTCTCCTGGCCCTGGGTCCGGGATTCTCCAGTGAACGGGTGATGCTCCAATGGAGGTAG